The following coding sequences lie in one Haematobia irritans isolate KBUSLIRL chromosome 3, ASM5000362v1, whole genome shotgun sequence genomic window:
- the LOC142229185 gene encoding uncharacterized protein LOC142229185, with amino-acid sequence MKVFVCLCALVAVVNAGLFGGSSGSSGGYASSSSGGHGHGQAGGSSKIYKVKFVTGSSGSSYNGGGSSGYNGAAAHGGGNEVIKVIHQQSAADASAGGAAFGSHGGSAAAQVIKVIHHGSDGASAAGGHASSDAGYSYGGSASSAESSAHKVIKVVHQQSAGSSSGASFSHGHDHDHGSAGGQAPAKIINVFHSSTTSNAGASASGAGHHHTQGPAKVIRVIHEHAPQAFGGSQSQSFSSGTSSSFSQNVAAPQSSYIPPVQQESPQSFSAPVSSYVPPAHQESALSFNAPAPAPISSYVPPAPTSSYVPPVPQQTQFNYNAPVAAPTTSYIPPVQQHFHSPAPVAAPTTSYAAPTYQTAPSYSPPAASYNPPAPVTSYVPPAPEPAPSFHSSAPASSYLAPPAGPVNPSLYTAPAPSYLAPESVQHVPASSYGPPHY; translated from the exons ATGAAG GTTTTCGTGTGTTTGTGTGCCTTAGTGGCTGTGGTTAATGCTGGATTATTTGGAGGTTCGAGTGGCTCATCTGGTGGATATGCTTCATCATCATCAGGCGGACATGGCCATGGACAAGCGGGTGGTTCGAGTAAAATATATAAagtgaaatttgttacaggaTCATCTGGTAGCAGTTATAATGGAGGTGGCAGTAGTGGTTATAATGGTGCTGCCGCTCACGGCGGTGGTAACGAAGTTATCAAAGTTATCCACCAGCAATCTGCTGCAGATGCCTCTGCCGGAGGGGCTGCATTTGGCAGCCATGGCGGATCTGCAGCAGCGCAAGTGATAAAGGTTATTCATCATGGCTCAGATGGTGCTAGTGCTGCAGGTGGTCATGCCTCTTCTGATGCAGGATATAGTTATGGTGGAAGTGCATCATCAGCTGAGTCCTCTGCCCATAAAGTCATAAAAGTTGTTCACCAACAGTCTGCTGGATCTTCATCAGGTGCTTCCTTTAGCCATGGCCATGACCATGACCATGGCTCTGCCGGAGGACAAGCTCCCGcgaaaattattaatgttttcCATTCTTCAACTACCAGTAATGCAGGAGCTTCTGCTAGCGGTGCTGGCCACCACCATACTCAAGGTCCTGCTAAAGTTATTCGTGTCATTCATGAGCATGCTCCACAGGCATTTGGTGGCAGCCAATCGCAGTCGTTCAGCTCTGGAACTTCTTCTTCTTTCTCTCAAAATGTTGCTGCTCCTCAATCTTCCTATATTCCCCCAGTTCAACAGGAATCACCACAATCTTTCAGTGCACCAGTATCGTCTTATGTTCCTCCTGCTCACCAAGAATCTGCTTTAAGTTTCAATGCCCCAGCCCCAGCCCCAATTTCTTCGTATGTTCCACCTGCTCCAACTTCTTCATACGTTCCACCTGTCCCTCAACAAACCCAATTTAATTACAATGCTCCTGTTGCCGCTCCAACAACTTCATATATTCCACCCGTTCAACAGCACTTCCATTCCCCTGCTCCCGTTGCTGCTCCAACAACATCATACGCGGCACCCACATATCAGACAGCTCCATCCTATAGTCCACCCGCAGCATCATATAATCCCCCAGCTCCAGTAACGTCATACGTTCCACCCGCTCCTGAGCCAGCACCCAGTTTCCATTCTTCTGCTCCAGCATCTTCATATTTGGCACCTCCTGCCGGCCCTGTTAACCCCTCGCTATACACTGCTCCTGCACCATCATATTTAGCTCCCGAGTCAGTACAACATGTGCCGGCATCAAGTTACGGACCACCTCATTACTAA
- the ATPsyndelta gene encoding ATP synthase, delta subunit — protein MSFAKNARLLATRGARMVQSRGYADEMKLTFAAANKTFYDNADVRQIDVPSFSGSFGILAKHVPTLAVLKPGVVQVYENDGKTSKFFVSSGTISVNEDSSVQVLAEEAHNVSDIDVAEARQLLSQYQSALTSASTDQAKAEAAIAVECCEALVKAAE, from the exons ATGTCTTTTGCAAAGAACGCTCGTTTGTTGGCCACTCGTGGTGCTCGTATGGTTCAAAGCCGTGGATATGCTGATGAGATGAAACTCACCTTTGCTGCCGCCAACAAAACGTTCTACGATAACGCCGATGTCCGTCAAATTGATGTCCCATCCTTCAGTGGCAgctttggtattttggccaagcACGTTCCAACTTTGG cTGTCTTAAAACCCGGAGTCGTCCAAGTATACGAAAACGATGGCAAAACCTCCAAATTCTTTGTCTCCAGTGGTACAATTTCAGTGAACGAAGATTCTTCTGTTCAAGTTTTGGCCGAAGAAGCCCACAATGTTAGCGATATTGATGTAGCAGAAGCTCGTCAATTGTTGAGCCAATACCAATCAGCCCTCACCTCTGCCTCCACTGACCAG GCTAAGGCTGAAGCTGCCATTGCTGTTGAATGCTGTGAAGCTCTCGTCAAAGCTGccgaataa